The Constrictibacter sp. MBR-5 DNA segment AGCGGTCGCCCGCTCCCGTTCCTCCCGGCGCGGACGATGCCGCGGTCAGGCGCCGGACGCCTGAAGCGCCTTCACGTCCTCGGCGGTCAGGCCCTTGCCGCCGATGCCCCAGGCGCCGCTGGGCACCTCCATCACCCGGACCCAGGTGACGCCGCGCATCGCCTCGCCCTCGATCCCGACCATGACGTCGGTCACCTTCTCGATCATGCTCTTCTTCTGGTCGGCCGTGAAAACGCCTTCGATCAGCTGAATGTCGACGAGCGGCATGACGTGCTCCTTCTCGGTCGTCGTCGCGGGTCCGCCCCGCGGCCTGTGAGCGATCCTGCCACCACGCCCGGCGCCGGGCTTGACGGCGCGCTGAGAAATTCCTGAGGATCGCCTGAAAAATCGAGCGCCGCGCGATACGCCCGAACGGCTATGATCGGCCCGGGCACCCGGAGACGTCTGCGTGGCGTCCTGCGGGCGGCCCCCGAGGGGCGAATGGTGCGGACCTCGATGATCTTCGCGTTCGGCGACAGGGAACTCGACACGGAGCTCTACGAGCTCCGGCAGGACGGCCGACCCTACAAGGTCGAGCCGCAGGTTTTCGACCTGCTGCACTTCCTGCTGCGCCACAACGACCGGATGGTCAGCCGCGACGAGATCGTCGAGGCGATCTGGGGCGGCCGCGCCGTAACCGAGGCGACGATCTCCACCTGCCTCAAGTCGGCGCGCCAGGCGATCGGCGACGACGGCCGCACGCAGAGCCTGATCCGGACGGTGCACGGCCGCGGCTTCCGCTTCGTCGGCGACGTCCGCAGGCGCGACCCTGCGGGAAGGCCCGAAGCCGGTTCCCTGGCTGTCCCGGCGCCCGGCTCGGCACCCGTCCCGCCCGTCGTCGCCCCGACCGGTTCCCCGGCGGCGCAGACCAAGCCGGTGCTCGCCGTCCTGCCGTTCGACAACCTCAGCGCCGAGGTCGACGCCTATTTCGCCGACGGCCTGACCGAGGACATCATCACCAACCTGTCGCGTTTTCGCGACCTGCTGGTCATCGCCCGCACCTCCACCTTCCGCTTCAAGGGACGCCGGATCGATCTGCGGGAGCTCAGCGCCGAACTGGGCGCCGGCTATGTCGTCCAGGGCAGTGTCCGACGGGCCGGCGGCCGCGTGCGCGTCACCGCCCGGCTGATCGACGCCGGTACCGGCCTGCACCTGTGGGCCGACCACTACGACCGCGAGATGGCAGACCTCTTCGCCGTCCAGGACGACGTCACGCGCACCATCGCGGCGACCCTGGGCGTCAGGATCCAGGATGCCGGGCTGCAGCGCGCCCTGAGAAAGAGCCTCGCCGAACTCGATGCCTACGACTGCGTCCTGCGCGCGCGCCGCTACACCGCCTCGCTGACGCGCGAGGCGCATGCCGAGGCGCGCGACCTGCTGGAGAAGGCGGTCGCACTCGACCCGGCCAGCGCCGACGCGCACGCCCTCCTCGCCAACGTCTATCTCGCCGAGCATCGCTTCGGGACGAACCCGCGCCCGGACCCGGTGGCGCGGGCGCTGACGATGGCCGAGGCGGCGACGCGGCTGGATCCGCAGAACGCCTACGCCCGGTGCTGGTTGGCGATCGTGCATTTCTTTCGCGGCGAGAACGAGAAGTTCGAGGCGGAGGCGCAGCGTGCCATCGCCCTCAATCCGAACGATCCGGAGACGCTCGCCGACATCGGCCACTATCTCGCCTTCCTCGGCGCGTTCGACCGCGGCGTCGCCCTATCCCGCCGCGCGCAGGCGCTGAACCCGCTGCATCCGGGCTGGTATCATTTCAGCTTCGCGCGCCGGCACTATGGCGAGCGGGCGTATGACGAGGTGCTGGCCGACGTCGAGCGGATCGCCATGCCGGAGTTCTACTGGACGCATCTCCTGCAAGCGGCGGCACTGGGCCAGCTCGGCCGTCCGGACGCCGCGGCGGCGCTTCGGCGTCTCTACGCCCTGAAGCCGGACTTCGCCGCCACCGCCGAACTGCGCAAGTGGAACGCCGCACCCGCGGATGCCGAACACATCCTGGACGGCCTGCGGAAGGCCGGGCTGCGCGAGTGATCGCCTTCCCCGGACGCCGCCGACGGGAAGCCACGGACTGCACGCCATGGGCCGTACACTATGACACTATGGCGCCACGAAGGTGTAACGCCGCCCCGCTAGACCATGCGCCACGCCGCTCCCGCAAGGCAGGATCGCCCGCATGCCGTCCGATACGCGAACCCGCGCCGCCGCCCTCCTCGCCGAGATCCGCGCGCTGCGGCGGGAGGTCGCCGCCGAGGCGGACGCGGCCTGCGCTCCCTGGCGCGCCGCGATCCAGCGCGAGGAATTCCTGCCGAGCGCCCACAATCTCGCCTGCTACATCGCCCTGCGGCATCGCGATCTCAGGCCGCTCCAGCGTGCGCTGGCGCCGTTCGGCCTATCGTCGCTCGGCCGGCTCGAGGGGCGCGTCCTCACTAACCTCGACGCCGTCGCCGGCGCGCTGACGGCGCTGGCCGGCCAAGGCGTCGCTGAGCACGGCTTCCTCGACGCCGACGCCTATGCCGAGGGGGAGACGCGGCTCGCCGCCGCCACGGACGCGCTGTTCGGCCCGCCGCCGCCGGGCCGGCGCGGCAGGCTGATGGTGACGATGCCCGCCAACGCGGCGAGCGATCCCGACTTCCTGCCCGGCTGCGTGCGCAACGGCATGGACGTCGCCCGGATCAACTGCGCGCACGACGATGCGGCGGCCTGGGCCGAGGCGATCGGCGCGATCCGCGCCGCCGCGGCCGCCGACGGCCGTCACGTCGGGATCCTGATGGACGTCGCCGGCCCCAAGGCGCGGATCGAGGAGGTGCAGACCCGCCCCGACGGCGACCGGGTGTTCGAGGGCGACGCGCTCCTCCTGGTCCGCAATGCCTTCCGTCCCGTCACCGAATGGCCGGTGCAGATCCGCATCGGCATCCCGGAGGCCGTGGCCGCCGTCGCGGACGGCGCCGAGGTCTGGTTCGACGACGGCAAGCTCGGCTGCACGGTGGAGCAGCGCGACGGCGACGATGCGGTGCTGCGCGTCCGCCACGTGCGGCCGAAGGGCTTCCGCGTGCGGCCGGAGAAGGGCGTCAACTTTCCCGGCACCGACATCGCCGTCTCCGCCCTGACCGACAAGGACCGCGAGGACCTCGCCTTCGCCGCCCGCCACGCCGACATGATCGGCTATTCCTTCGTCCAATCGGCCGCCGACGTGCGCCTGCTCCAGACGGAACTCGCCCGGCACCGGCCCGACGACTGGCAGCGCCTCGGCCTGGTCGCGAAGATCGAGACGCGCCAGGGCGTGCGGCGGCTGCCGGAGATCATCGTCGCCGCCGCGGGACGACAGCCCTTCGGCGTGATGATCGCCCGCGGCGACCTCGCCGTCGAACTCGGCTTCGAGCGCATGGCGGAGATGCAGGAGGAGATGCTCTGGCTCTGCGAGGCGGCGCAGATCCCGGTGATCTGGGCGACCCAGGTGCTGGAGGGATATGTGAAGAAGGGCGTGCCCTCGCGCGGCGAGATGACCGACGCCGCCATGGCGGCGCGCGCCGAATGCATCATGCTGAACAAGGGCCCGTTCGCCGCCCGCGCCCTCCATCTCCTGGACGGCCTGATGCTCCGGATGGGCGAGCACCAGTTCAAGAAGACCACCCGCCTGCGCGCGCTGCGGTCCTGGTGAACCGCGCTAGCCGAGCGCGGGATCCAGGGTGAACAGTTCCTGCGCCCGCCCGACGCCGCGCAGGGCGAAGCGGCCGACGTTGACCAGCGTCTCGCATTCCGGCACCGGGGTGGCCGCCCGAAAATCCTGCGACACCAGGAGCGCGCGGTCGACCGAGCGGCACATCGAGGCGATGCGGGCGACCTCGTTCACCGCCGGCCCGACGACCGTGAAGTCCAGCCGGTATTGGCTGCCGATGTTGCCGTAGAGCACCTCGCCCAGGTGCAGGCCCAGATAGACGCCGGTCACCGGCTCTCCCGCCGCCGCGCGGCGCGCGTTCAGGTCGGCCACCTTGGCGCGCATCGCCGCCTCCGCCCGCAGCGCGCGCCGGCAGCCGTCCGCCGCGTCGTCGCCGTGGAAGACGGCCAGGACGGCGTCGCCGATCAGCTTCAGTACGTCGCCGCTCGCCTCGTGGATGGCGGTCACGACGGCGTCCGCATAGTCGTTCAGGAGCGGGATGATCGCTTCCGGCGGGGCGGTGTCGCTGATGGTCGTGTAGCCGCGCAGGTCGGAGAACCAGAGCACCGCGCCGATACGCTCCGGTACGCCGCGCTCGATCCGCCCGCTCAGCACGCGCCGCGCCGCGTCGTTGCCCAGATAGACCTCGGCCAGGTTCGCCGCGACCCGCCCGAGCGCCGTCGCCTTCACCGCCAGCGCCAGCGGCGGCACCAGCCGGCGCAGCGCCGCCAGATCGCCGTCGGCGAAGCCGCCGGGCCGTTCCGTCGTCCAGTGCGAATAGACGCAGTCCATCTCGCCGATGGCACCGGCCGCCGGCCGGTCCGCGCCCTGCGCGAAGCGGTGGACGCACGCAAAGTAATCCGTCTGGCCCTCGGCGGCGAAATCCTCGAGCAGGAACAGATCCGGCACGACGTCGCCGTCGAGGCGGACGCGCAGGTCCTCCCCGCCCTCCTCGAGCAGCTTGAAAAACGCCGTGCGGCGCCAGTTGGCCGCCGCTTCGCCCCGATCCGTCCGGCCGTACTGGGTCGGCTCGCGCTCCTGGCCGTCGCTGCGCCAGAAGAAGGCGTCGCCCTCGTGCACCGGGTGCAGCGTATCGATCAGCACCACCGCGCGGTCCACCGGCACGCCCAGCGCCCGGCACCGGTCGCAGAAGCCCTGCAGGAGCATCGTCTCGGGAACGCCGGCCAGCCCCTGGCGGATCAGCCAGGCCGTGATGTCCTGCAGGTCACATTCTTCCATGACCGTCATTCTGCCCCGCGACACCGACGAAGCGAATACCGCTGAGCGAATCTCGCGACCGCACCGTTCGATGCCGTTTCGCGGTATGATCGCCCCATGTCCGCGCCGCGCCGCATCCTGATCCTCCAGGGCCACCCCGACCCCGCCGGCGGCCGGCTGTGCCATGCCCTGGCCGACGCCTATGCCGAGGGCGCCGCCGGCGCCGGCCATACGGTGCGGCGGGTCGGCGTGGCGGAACTGGACTTCCCGCTGCTGCGGTCGAAGGCCGATTTCGAAACCGGGGCGGTGCCGGAAGCGCTGGTCGAGGCCCAGGCCGCGATCGCCTGGGCGCAGCATGTCGTGATCGTCTTCCCGCTGTGGCTCGGCGAACCGCCGGCCCTGCTCAAGGGGTTCCTGGAGCAGGTGCTGCGCCCCGGCTTCGCCTTCGACTACGGCAAGGGCAGCTTTCCGAAGAAGCGGCTCGCCGGCCGCAGCGCGCACGCCATCGTGACGATGGGCATGCCCGCCCTGCTCTACCGGTGGGTCTATGGGTCGCATGCCCTCTGGGCACTCCAACGCAGCATACTGGGCTTCACCGGCATCCGTCCGATGCGGCGCACCCTGTTCGGCAGCGTCGAGGCGGCGGCCCCCGCGCGCCGGCAGCACTGGCTGGCGCAGATGCGGGAGGCGGGACGGCGTGCGGCATGATAGGGTATTGCCTGTGTGGTGCCGCGTCGCGACCATGCGGTGCGGCGTCGCACCGGCCCTGCTCTCTTGACACCTCGGGGGGGCCTCCGTAAGGTGCGCGCGCTTTCGGCGCGGGGCCTAGAGTTTTCAAGGGTTTCGGCAGGCGGCACCGATGTCTGAAGACCAAGGTCCGCCTTCATCGGATCGCTTCGCGGAACGGCTCAAGGCGGCGCAGGCGCGTCGGGAGGGTCCGCATTCGCATGTGGGCCCCGATCGTGCGCCGCGCGGGCGGGCTCTCGGGCTCGCCTTCCGGATCGGCGTGGAACTCGTGGCCGCGCTGATCGTCGGCATCGGGATCGGTTGGCTGCTCGACAGCTGGCTGGGAACGACGCCGTGGCTGTTCATACTGTTCTTCATGCTCGGCGCGGGCGCCGGCGTGATGAATGTCTGGCGGACCGTCGACAAAATCGGGCGCTCGTCCGGCGACGGATGAATTCGGGCCGGTCTCCGGCCTAACGATGCAAGAGGGTGGCGCAGGCGTGGCCGGACCGCTGGAACAGTTTCAGATCAAGCCGATCGTGCCCATCGAGGTCGCCGGTCTCGATCTGTCGTTCACGAATTCCGCGCTGTGGATGGCGATCGCCGTCGCCGGCGCGACGGCATTCATCGTCGGCGGCATGCAGCGCCGCGCCGCGGTCCCCGGCCGCTGGCAGGCCGCCACCGAGATGACCTACGAGTTCATCGCGCACATGGTGCGCGACAATGTGGGCAAGGAAGGCCGGAAGTATTTTCCGTTCGTCTTCAGCCTGTTCATGTTCGTGCTGTTCGGCAATCTGCTTGGCATGATCCCGTACAGCTTCACCTTCACCAGCCACATCATCGTGACGTTCGGCCTGGCGATGACGGTGTTCATCGCCGTGACGGTCATCGGTCTGGCGCGGCACGGGCTGCACTTCTTCAGCCTGTTCATGCCCAAGGGCGTGCCCATGGCGCTAGCGCCGATCATCATACCGATCGAACTGATCTCCTACCTGTCGCGCCCGATCAGCCTCTCCGTCCGTCTGTTCGCCAACATGATGGCCGGACACACGATGCTGAAGGTGTTCGCGATGTTCACCGTGATGCTGGGCTTCCTCGGCATCGCGCCCCTGATCGTCAACGTGGCACTCACCGGCTTCGAATTCCTGGTGGCCGTGCTTCAGGCGTACGTCTTCACCATCCTCACCTGCCTCTACCTGCACGACGCGGTCCATCTGCACTGAGCCGGGCCGCCCCGAGGCGGGCGGGCTTCATCTCTCCAGAACGCTGATACTGAAGGAAGTCATCCATGGAACTCGAAATCGTCCAGGCCGCGAAGATGATCGGTGCCGGCATCGCCGTGCTCGCGCTGTGGGGCGTCGGCATCGGCGTCGGCAACATCTTCTCCAACCTGATCACCGCGATCGCCCGCAACCCGGCCGCCCGCGACCAGGTCTTCGGCATCGGCATTCTGGGCTTCGCGCTGACGGAAGCCATCGCGCTGTTCGCGCTGCTGATCGCGTTCCTCATCCTGTTCACCTGATCGGCGCCCGCGGAGGCTCCGCGGCGATGGGGATACTTCCCGTGATCAAGCAACTTGCGCGGCGCGTGCCGTCGGCGCTCCTGGCCGGAGGCATAGCCTTCGGCCTCGGCGCCGCCCACGCCGCCGAACCGGCCGGCGGTGGCGGGCTGCCGCAGCTGAACCCCGAGACCTTCCCGACCCAGCTCTTCTGGGGCGCGGTCGCCTTCGTCACGCTCTACATCCTGATGTCGAAGGTCGCGCTGCCGCGCGTCGCCGCCGTCATCGAGGAGCGGGGCGAGCGGATCGGCGAGGATCTCGACAAGGCCGCCCAGCTGAATGCCGAGGCCGAGGCGGCCCACGCTCAGTATGAGAAGGCGCTCGCCGACGCCCGGACCGACGCCGTCATGCTCCTGCGGGAGATGGAAGCCGGCTTGGCCCAGGCGAATGCCGAGGCCCAGGCCGCCGTCGCCGCCGAGATCGCCGCACAGGGCGAGGCTGCCGAGTCGCGTATCGCCGCGGCGAAGCAGGCCGCTCTCCAGGATCTCCGCACCGTCGCCATCGAGGTCGCAGAGTCCGTGACGGCGCGACTGACGGGCGACGCGGCGGACCACGGCCGCATCGAGACGGCGGTCGACTCGGCCATGCAGGAGCGTCGCTGATGGCAGAGCACGACATCCCCTTCTACGAGAGCGTCGAGTTCTGGGTCCTCGTCGCCTTCGTCATCTTCGTCCTGGCGGTCGCCCGCAAGGTCGGGGCCGTCGTCGGCGGCATCCTCGACAACCGCGCGACGACGATCCGCAACCAGATCGAGGAGGCGCGGGCGCTGCGCGAGGAGGCGCAGACGCGCCTCGCCGAGATCCGCAAGCAGCAGCGCGACGCCGCGCGCGAGGCCGAGGAGATCGTGGCGCACGCCCGCCGCGAGGCCGAGCGGCATCGCACCGCCGCCGCCGAGGCGGTCGAGGGCATGCTGGCACGGCGCCGCGAGCAGGCGCTCGAGAAGATTGCCCAGGCCGAAGCGGACGCCGTCCGCGAGGTTCGCCGCCAGGCGGGCGACATCGCCATCGCCGCCGCCCGCAAGGTCATCGCCGAGGACCTCTCCGGACCGAACGGCGATGCGCTGATCGACCGCTCCGTGGCGGACCTGCCCAAGCGCTTCCACTAAGGGTCCGCTTCCGCCGACGGTCCGGCAGCCGAACGAAAACCCCCGCAGCAGCCGCTGCGGGGGTTTTTGCTGTCCGGTCCGGAGCAGAGACGACGGGACGGCTTGGGCCGCCCCGCCGACGTCTCGACCGACCTGCGGCTCAGCCGACCTTCTTCGCGATCGGGTCGAACGGCGTGGTGAACCGGCCGTTCGGCTTGACGTAGGGATAGGGACCGCGCGGCAGGAACTGGCCCCAGCCCTCCTCGGTCTTCGCCTCGAACTCCTCGCAGACCAGCCGGCCGCGGCTGAAGGTCATCACCGGCCAGCCCTTCACCTTGAAGCCCTCATACGGCGTGTAGTCCGTCGCCGAGTGGAGCAGGTCGTGGGTGATCGTCACCTCGCGCTCGGGATCCCAGATCGCGAAGTCGGCGTCGGAGCCGACGGCGATCGTGCCCTTCTTCGGGAAGAGGCCGAACAGCTTGGCCGAGTTGGCCGAGGTCAGCGCAACGAAGGTCTGCAGGTCGATCCGCCCCTTCGACACGCCCTCGGAGAAGACCACCGGCAGGCGCGTCTCCACGCCCGGCAGGCCGTTCGGGATCTTGGTGAAGGGCACGTCGGTGCCGCCGGCGGACTTGCTCGCCGGGCCCTTGAAATTATAGGGCGCGTGGTCCGACGTGATCACGTCCAGCACGCCGGTCTTCAGGTAGCCCCAGAGGGCCTCCTGCTCGGCCACCGTCCGGGGCGCCGGACTGCACACATATTTGGCGCCCTCGAAGTCCGGCCGGTCCATGTCGTCGGCGGTCAGCACCAGATATTGCGGGCAGGTCTCGCCCCACACCTTCAGGCCGCGCTGCTGGGCACGGTGAATCTCCTCGGCTGCCTCGCCGCAGGTCACGTGGAACACCTGGATCGGCTGGTCGAGCATTTCGGCGAGCGCGATGATGCGGTGCGTCGCCTCGCGCTCCACCACCGGCGGCTTCGCCCAGGCGTGGTACTTGGCATCCTTGAGGCCGGCCTCGAGCAGCCGCGCCGTCATCCACTTGATCGCCTCGTGGTTCTCGGCGTGGACGCAGACGAAGGCCTCGTGCTCGCGCGCCGTCGCCAGGACCTTCAGCACCGCCGCGTCGTCGACGAAGTTGCTGTCGTAGGTCATGAACATCTTGATCGAGCGATGGCCCTGCTCGATCAGGCCGGGCAGTTCGGCCATCACCGCGTCGTTGGCGTCGTTGACGATGATGTGCAGGCCGTAGTCGATGACGGCCTTCTTCGCCAGCTCGTGATAGGCCGCCGCCTCCTTGGCGACGGTGCCGCCCTTGCGCGTCGGCGAGAAGGCGATGACCGTCGTGGTGCCGCCGCAGGCCGCCGAGGTCGTGCCGCTGAACCAGGTGTCGGCGTTCTGCGACTCGGTGGACGAACTGCGCTGCTCGATGTGGCAGTGGCTGTCGACGCCGCCCGGCATGACGATGCGCCCCGTGGCGTCCACCTCGCGCTCGCCCTTGCCCAGGTCGCGCGCCAGGGCGACGACCCGTCCGCCGCTGACGCCGATGTCGCACTTCACCACGGCGTCGGCCGTCGCGACCGTGCCGTTACGGATCACCAGATCGTACATGCTCATAGCGCTTTCCGCCTTCGTATGGCCCGGGCCCGCGGGGTGGCGGGCGCTTCGCCGGGAGATTTCAGCCGGGACCGTTGGAGAATAGCGCCGCCGGCAGCCCGAGGTCATCCCGGGCCACGAACAGTTCGACGCCGACCGCCGCGCAGTCCGGATAGACGTCCGGCTTTTCCGTCGAGACGCGCGCGGCGAGCACCTGCGGCTTTGCAAGGCATATGCCGGCTATCGCCTCCAGCAGTGTCTCCTGCAGCTCGAAATGGCGCGAGGCGGCCAGTTCCGCGATCTCGGCGCGCAGGAAGTCGTAGTCCAGGACCGTATCGATGGCGTCGGCGTCGCCGGCCGGCCGCGGCCGCACGTAGAGGTCGATGTCGACGAACAGGCGCTGCGGCCCGCGCCGCTCGAAGGCGTGGATGCCGATCGAGCAGCTCAGCGCGTAGCGGTGCAGGAAGATGCGTCTCAGGCCCGCCAGCAGCAGGAGCTGCCGCAGGGCGTCGGACGCCAGGCCGGCCCCCGACTCACGAGACATTGGAATCACGCGGCATTCGAATCACACGCCTTCCGTCGGCCCGCTCCCGGGCGTTCCGCCGGGCGCCGCGTGGCCCGCCGCCGGATCCGGCGGCCAGCCATCGAACTGCACGTCCTTCGCCCGCCGCTGCAGGCTCTCGCCGGCGTCGACGATCAGCGTCTGCCCGGTCAGGCTCGGCGTCGCCAGGATCAGGCGCAGCGCCGCCACGATCTCCGGCACCGACGGGCCATAGCCGAGCGGCGTGCGCGTGTGGGCCCGCTCGAAGCCCTCCTGGGTCATCTTGCCGCTCGGCAGCAGCAGGCCGGGCGCGATGCCGCAGACCCGGATGCGCGGCGCCAGCGCCATGGCCAGCATCTCGGTCAGCGCCTGCAGCCCCGCCTTGGCCACGGTGTAGGAGAGGAAGTCGGGGTTCAGGTTCCAGAGCTTCTGGTCGAGCAGGTTGACGATGCATCCCCTCGCATCATCCCCCGCCCCGTCGGCGAGCAGGCGGGCGAAGTCGCGCGACAGCAGTGCCGGTGCCCGCAGGTTCACCGCCATGTTGCGGTCCCAGGACCCGGCGGTCATCGCGGCGGGATCGTCGTACTCGAACAGGGACGCGTTGTTGACCAGACAGCCGAGGCCGCCGGCGGCCGCGGCGGCCGCGTCGATCAGGCCTTCCGTCGCCGCGGTGTCGCCGAGGTCGGCCTGAAGCGCGGCCGCCGACGCGCCCCGCGCGCGCAACGACCGGACGAGCGATTCGGCCTCGTCGCCGGATCCATTGTAGTGGACGCAGACGAACCATCCGTCGGCCGCGAGCGCCTCGGCGATCGCCCGGCCGACTCGCCGGCCGGCGCCGGTGACCAGTGCCGCCCGTGCCGTCACCGGGCGGCGGCCCCCTGCCCGCGCGTCGTGCCCACACTCATCCAGCCTCCGAATCGGCGCCGGGTCCAAAGTCGTCGCAACTGCAAATCTATCCTCCCGGTGCGGCGAAACTGCGGCGCCGACAGTCCTAACCGGCCGTTTACCAATCGCATTAAATCCGCCTTTACAAGAAGGTGTCGAATATGTCTCCTACGATCGCATCATGGGCCGGACGGCCTCGGCAGGAGTGTACGCTATGAACCAGGCGGTGGATCTCGGCACCGTTCTCGGCAATACCGCCTCCAATCTCAGCTGGACCGGCTTCACCCTGATGTGCGCCATCATCCTGGTGGGCATCCTGTGGTGCATCCTGCCGTTCGCGGTCTTCGGTGTGAAGCGGCGACTGGACGCCATCGAGAACGCGCAGCGCCAGCAGACGGAACTGCTCATCGGCGAACTGCGCCGCACCAACGAACTTCTCGCCCGCCGCACCGCCGGCACCCAGCCGGTGCAGCAGCCCGAGCCCGCCTGGGACAACACGGCGCCGGCCACGCTCTTCCCGGACGACCTCGACCAGCGTGCGCCGGTGGCGGCGAACTTCCGTGCCCCGCGCCAGCCCGCGCCCCACGGCAGCCCCCCCGGCCATCCGGCGCCCGGCCTCGCCGGCATGGGCCAGTCGCGCGGCCACGGCGAATACGTGCCTTATCCGGACGATCCGCGCCCCGTCGAGCGCGACCGCCTGGAGCGCGACCGCTGGGCACGCGGCGCACGGCGCTTCGCCCGCGGCGGCAACGCCTGATCCGCGGCATCGTTTCGGCCCTCGGAATCGGGGCCGGCGGCATCAGCCGCCGGCCCCTTTTCGTTGCGGGCGAGCCGGGCGGCAGCCGCTACTTCGTCTCGGCGCCCTCGACCTCCAGCATCAGCTGGATCTCGTCGCCGACCGCCGGCAGGAAGTAGGTCATGCCGAAATCCGACCGCTTGATCGTCCCGCGCACAGAGAAGCCGGCGGTCAGGACCTTGTTGTAGGGCGGCAAGGGATGCGGCTCCATCTTGTTGAAGGTGACGTCCAGGGTCACCGGCTTGGTCACGCCCAGCAGGGTCAGGTCGCCGGTCACCTTGCCGGTCCGTTCCCCGGTCACCTCGACCTTCGTGCTCTCGAAGGTCATCTGCGGGAACTCCTGAGCGTTGAAGAAGTCGGGACCGCGCAGATGG contains these protein-coding regions:
- a CDS encoding tautomerase family protein; protein product: MPLVDIQLIEGVFTADQKKSMIEKVTDVMVGIEGEAMRGVTWVRVMEVPSGAWGIGGKGLTAEDVKALQASGA
- a CDS encoding winged helix-turn-helix domain-containing protein, with amino-acid sequence MVRTSMIFAFGDRELDTELYELRQDGRPYKVEPQVFDLLHFLLRHNDRMVSRDEIVEAIWGGRAVTEATISTCLKSARQAIGDDGRTQSLIRTVHGRGFRFVGDVRRRDPAGRPEAGSLAVPAPGSAPVPPVVAPTGSPAAQTKPVLAVLPFDNLSAEVDAYFADGLTEDIITNLSRFRDLLVIARTSTFRFKGRRIDLRELSAELGAGYVVQGSVRRAGGRVRVTARLIDAGTGLHLWADHYDREMADLFAVQDDVTRTIAATLGVRIQDAGLQRALRKSLAELDAYDCVLRARRYTASLTREAHAEARDLLEKAVALDPASADAHALLANVYLAEHRFGTNPRPDPVARALTMAEAATRLDPQNAYARCWLAIVHFFRGENEKFEAEAQRAIALNPNDPETLADIGHYLAFLGAFDRGVALSRRAQALNPLHPGWYHFSFARRHYGERAYDEVLADVERIAMPEFYWTHLLQAAALGQLGRPDAAAALRRLYALKPDFAATAELRKWNAAPADAEHILDGLRKAGLRE
- a CDS encoding pyruvate kinase, producing MPSDTRTRAAALLAEIRALRREVAAEADAACAPWRAAIQREEFLPSAHNLACYIALRHRDLRPLQRALAPFGLSSLGRLEGRVLTNLDAVAGALTALAGQGVAEHGFLDADAYAEGETRLAAATDALFGPPPPGRRGRLMVTMPANAASDPDFLPGCVRNGMDVARINCAHDDAAAWAEAIGAIRAAAAADGRHVGILMDVAGPKARIEEVQTRPDGDRVFEGDALLLVRNAFRPVTEWPVQIRIGIPEAVAAVADGAEVWFDDGKLGCTVEQRDGDDAVLRVRHVRPKGFRVRPEKGVNFPGTDIAVSALTDKDREDLAFAARHADMIGYSFVQSAADVRLLQTELARHRPDDWQRLGLVAKIETRQGVRRLPEIIVAAAGRQPFGVMIARGDLAVELGFERMAEMQEEMLWLCEAAQIPVIWATQVLEGYVKKGVPSRGEMTDAAMAARAECIMLNKGPFAARALHLLDGLMLRMGEHQFKKTTRLRALRSW
- a CDS encoding adenylate/guanylate cyclase domain-containing protein is translated as MEECDLQDITAWLIRQGLAGVPETMLLQGFCDRCRALGVPVDRAVVLIDTLHPVHEGDAFFWRSDGQEREPTQYGRTDRGEAAANWRRTAFFKLLEEGGEDLRVRLDGDVVPDLFLLEDFAAEGQTDYFACVHRFAQGADRPAAGAIGEMDCVYSHWTTERPGGFADGDLAALRRLVPPLALAVKATALGRVAANLAEVYLGNDAARRVLSGRIERGVPERIGAVLWFSDLRGYTTISDTAPPEAIIPLLNDYADAVVTAIHEASGDVLKLIGDAVLAVFHGDDAADGCRRALRAEAAMRAKVADLNARRAAAGEPVTGVYLGLHLGEVLYGNIGSQYRLDFTVVGPAVNEVARIASMCRSVDRALLVSQDFRAATPVPECETLVNVGRFALRGVGRAQELFTLDPALG
- a CDS encoding NAD(P)H-dependent oxidoreductase; amino-acid sequence: MSAPRRILILQGHPDPAGGRLCHALADAYAEGAAGAGHTVRRVGVAELDFPLLRSKADFETGAVPEALVEAQAAIAWAQHVVIVFPLWLGEPPALLKGFLEQVLRPGFAFDYGKGSFPKKRLAGRSAHAIVTMGMPALLYRWVYGSHALWALQRSILGFTGIRPMRRTLFGSVEAAAPARRQHWLAQMREAGRRAA
- a CDS encoding AtpZ/AtpI family protein, which encodes MSEDQGPPSSDRFAERLKAAQARREGPHSHVGPDRAPRGRALGLAFRIGVELVAALIVGIGIGWLLDSWLGTTPWLFILFFMLGAGAGVMNVWRTVDKIGRSSGDG
- a CDS encoding F0F1 ATP synthase subunit A; this encodes MAGPLEQFQIKPIVPIEVAGLDLSFTNSALWMAIAVAGATAFIVGGMQRRAAVPGRWQAATEMTYEFIAHMVRDNVGKEGRKYFPFVFSLFMFVLFGNLLGMIPYSFTFTSHIIVTFGLAMTVFIAVTVIGLARHGLHFFSLFMPKGVPMALAPIIIPIELISYLSRPISLSVRLFANMMAGHTMLKVFAMFTVMLGFLGIAPLIVNVALTGFEFLVAVLQAYVFTILTCLYLHDAVHLH
- a CDS encoding ATP synthase subunit C family protein; protein product: MELEIVQAAKMIGAGIAVLALWGVGIGVGNIFSNLITAIARNPAARDQVFGIGILGFALTEAIALFALLIAFLILFT
- a CDS encoding F0F1 ATP synthase subunit B; this encodes MAEHDIPFYESVEFWVLVAFVIFVLAVARKVGAVVGGILDNRATTIRNQIEEARALREEAQTRLAEIRKQQRDAAREAEEIVAHARREAERHRTAAAEAVEGMLARRREQALEKIAQAEADAVREVRRQAGDIAIAAARKVIAEDLSGPNGDALIDRSVADLPKRFH
- the hydA gene encoding dihydropyrimidinase; its protein translation is MSMYDLVIRNGTVATADAVVKCDIGVSGGRVVALARDLGKGEREVDATGRIVMPGGVDSHCHIEQRSSSTESQNADTWFSGTTSAACGGTTTVIAFSPTRKGGTVAKEAAAYHELAKKAVIDYGLHIIVNDANDAVMAELPGLIEQGHRSIKMFMTYDSNFVDDAAVLKVLATAREHEAFVCVHAENHEAIKWMTARLLEAGLKDAKYHAWAKPPVVEREATHRIIALAEMLDQPIQVFHVTCGEAAEEIHRAQQRGLKVWGETCPQYLVLTADDMDRPDFEGAKYVCSPAPRTVAEQEALWGYLKTGVLDVITSDHAPYNFKGPASKSAGGTDVPFTKIPNGLPGVETRLPVVFSEGVSKGRIDLQTFVALTSANSAKLFGLFPKKGTIAVGSDADFAIWDPEREVTITHDLLHSATDYTPYEGFKVKGWPVMTFSRGRLVCEEFEAKTEEGWGQFLPRGPYPYVKPNGRFTTPFDPIAKKVG
- a CDS encoding dihydroneopterin aldolase, whose product is MSRESGAGLASDALRQLLLLAGLRRIFLHRYALSCSIGIHAFERRGPQRLFVDIDLYVRPRPAGDADAIDTVLDYDFLRAEIAELAASRHFELQETLLEAIAGICLAKPQVLAARVSTEKPDVYPDCAAVGVELFVARDDLGLPAALFSNGPG